A stretch of DNA from Candidatus Saccharibacteria bacterium oral taxon 488:
ATAACCAAGCAGCGAAACTACGCGAAGAGCAAGCGGCGGCTAACCGACGAGCGCTTGGCGGGGTGTCAATTCCGGGTGGTATCCCGGGTGGTGGCGGCTATCCAGGCGTCTGGGCAAACGCACCACTGGATGCTTACGTCGATCCATGGGGCCTATATACGCGCGAATGCGTGAGCTATGTGGCCTGGAAGATCCACAGTACCGGTCGGTTTGTGCCACACTTTGGTGGGGCTGGTAACGCTAATCAGTGGCCATCAACAGCGGCGCGATACGGCATCCAGAGCGGTTCGGCACCAAAGGCTGGCGCGGCAGCGGTCATGAATGTTGGCTATTATGGACACGTGATGTACGTCGAGTCGGTTAATGGTGACGGCACAATTACGGTCAGTGACTATAACTTGGCGTGGGACGGTCTGTATCGGAAGTATACGCGTTCAGCCTCGGGCCTAACCTACGTATATTTTTAATAGCACGATGAGTCAATAAAACCCTCGCATCAGCGGGGGTTTTTGTGTACAATAGATATATGACAGAGCAACGGAGGGTAGGAAGGCGGGCTCGCTTGTTTTTGGGCGGGCTGCTGATTGCGATTGTGAGTTTTGTGGCCGGAACGCGGTCGGATTTAATTATGGCGCAGGTCGGGTCGCTGTTTGGCCTCAGGACAGCGACGGGGTCGCTGGATGTATCAACGGTGCAGCGCGTGTACCGTGAGCTAAAGGCTCATTATGACGGTACGTTGGATGAGCAAGCACTTACGCGTGGGGCGGCGCGCGGTATGGTGGCAGCGACGGGCGATCCGCACACGGCGTACATGGATCCGGATGAGGCCAAGGAGTTTGAAAAGAGCTTGTCGGGCAATATTGGTGGCGGTATCGGGGCGGAAATTGCCAAGCGGCATAACGTGCCGACGATTATCCGGCCGCTCAAAAATAGCCCAGCCGAAAAGGCGGGCATCAAAGCTGGCGATGTCATCGTCAAGGTCAATGACACGGTGGTGACTGATATGCCGGTTGATCAAGTGGTGCAGCGCATTCGTGGCGATGTTGGCACGACGGTCAAGTTGGTGCTGTCGCGTGGCGGCGAGCGTAAAGATGTGACGGTGACGCGCGAGAAAGTCGTTGCGCCGGCTGCTGAGTGGAAGATTGATGGTGAGATTGGTATTTTGACAGTGAGCCGTTTCAATGATGACACCGGCAAGCAGGCGCGCCAAGCCGCCGAGGAGTTTCGCTCGGCAGGTGTTAGGAAAGTCATCCTCGACCTCAGGGGAAATCCTGGTGGTACGGTGGCGGCCGCGCAGGCGTTAGCAGGGCTGTGGCTGAATAATCAGGTGGTGATGACGCAGCGGCGCGGCGAGCAGGTTGTCTCGACGGAGAAATCGACCGGCCAGCCACTCCTCGGTGATATCAAGACGGTTGTGTTGATTAACGGTGGTAGTGCCAGCGCCAGCGAGATCGTGGCGGGGGCGCTCAAGGATTACGGCAGGGCGACGCTGGTTGGTGAAAAAACCTATGGTAAGGGCAGTGTGCAGCGGCCGATTGATCTGGCGGACGGCTCGGTTCTAAAAGTGACCGAGGCGCGCTGGTATACGCCGCATGGCAAGAATATTGATAAGTCGGGTATCGAGCCGGATGTCAAGGTCGAGATGACGACGGGGGCGGCGGATAATGGGCGTGACCCACAGTTAGAGAAAGCAAAGAGTGTCTAGACTCAAAAAAGGAGGGCAAGGATATGCAACACAGGAAAAAAATACTATTAGTTGAAGATGACACGGCACTGGCGGCAGTCTATCGGTCGCGGTTGGAGCTGGAGGGCTTTGAGATTCGTGAGGTGCATAATGGCGAGGACGCACTGTCGGCAACGGTGGCGTTTCGGCCAGATCTGATCGTGCTGGATGCTATGATGCCGAAAATTAGCGGCTTTGACGTACTTGATATCCTGCGCAATACGCCAGAAACGACCAATGTGCGAGTGATCATGCTGACGGCGCTGAGCCAGCAAAAAGACCGAGAGCGAGCAGAGGCGCTGGGCGTAGATGAATATCTCGTCAAGTCACAGGTGGTGATCGGCGACGTGGTAGCGCGAGTAAAGCATCATTTGGGCGTGTCGTAGCTGCCTGGAGAAACTAGCCGCTCAAATACTACTAGCGTAGCGGGATAGGCAGCTAAATGAACGGGTGTAATCAAATGGGTGCAATCTGGACGCCGGGATAGCAGGTCATAGAATAGTGCTGACTAGCCAACGCAAACTTGGGTTCGTCGCTCGGTTTTGCCGGTGAACTTGGTTTTCTTGACTCGCTTAAAGGTAACGACGCCGGACTTAGCAGCGTGGATGGTGTAGTTGCGGCTCATGTATGCGCCCTTACCGGCGACCTTGGTAGCGCCTGTTTGGCGGACGAGTACTTCGCCGGCGTTAACTTTTTGGCCGCCGAAACGCTTGACGCCGAGGCGTTGGCCAGGGTTGTTGTGGATGTTTTTACTTGAGCCACCAGCTTTGACTTTTGACATTGAAACTCCTTAAATTTTCTAAACCTAATCCGTACCAGTATAAGTGACGGCTGATAAAAAGTCAAGGGGCTTTACTTGATTAGGCGGGTGTTATATAACTAGGGGCTATGAACGAGCAGAATATGACGAAAAGAGAGGCTTGGTTTGGCGAGCGAGTAAATAGAAGAACGGTACTACTGGGTGGCTTGGGTACTGTTGGCGCAGTGGCATTCTGTGGTGCTGTGTACGAATCTCGAGAAACGCCTCGTGATGGAGACGCTGCAGGCATTGCACGCGGTACAGACGGCGGCGGCAGAGGTTGCTGAGCGCGGCGTCAATGGCCAGACAACCTCAGAAGAGACGATCGCAGCGATGATGCAGCGTGAGAGTGGTGCAATGGTAAAGATTGAGGTGGCGCTTTCCGAGCCGCTGGCGCACTATGCTGCGGGCGAGGGGCCGTATGCGTCAATTGGGGCAAATATGGTGGACGGACTATTGAGCCAGATCGGGCGGGAGGTGTTTGCCGATACCGATCAACAGATGACGACGGAAATGACCGAGCAGGCGCGGCTGGCATTGGCATTTTTACTTGTGGCGTTGAATCAGCGGCGGATTGGTCTGGGCGCTAGGGATCTACTGGCGATGTGTCAGCAGTATCATCAGGAGGCGATCGCTCCTTCTGCGGCCAAGCAAGCAGCAGAGGCGCGTCAAGCGCAGCTTGATCTTTTGGAAAAGGAATTGGTGGGTCGCTTGGGGCAGCTCGCAGACTATGATCCGGCGTTACGGCTTAAACGTCCGGTGCTCGGCTAGTCAGCAAGATCAGTAGCTCGCGGGCGACGACCTGGTCGGGGCGGCGATAGATGAGCGGGATGTGGTTGAGTTGGTGATAGCCAAGTTTTTGGAGGTTTTTTATTAGCGGCAGATGAGTGGCCCGGCCGGATGCGTCGTACCACGCTGGCACGGCGATGCATAACGGCGTGTTTGGAGCTAGCTGCGGACGGATATTAGTGAGGAAGCCAGTGATAATGTGATTACAGTTGCCGACAACCTCTGCTAATTTTTGGGGTGCGGGCGGTGCGGAAAAGGGCTGACCGAGGTAGGTTTCGCAGACGACGGCAGTGAGGTGCTGGCTATCTGGCCAGTGGTGTGTGGTGGCATCGGCTTGATGAATGTCAATAACGCGGCCAATAGGGTGGCTGGGCGTGGTGAAGGTCGATTGTAGCCACGACAGATTCTCGGCGGTGTAGTCAACCATTTTCTGGCTGAGGTCGGTGCCGACGACGTCGTAACCAGCGAGCAACGCTTCTTGCAGGACGGTGCCGGTGCCGCAGAAGGGGTCGAGGATTGTTACAGCAGCTCGGCTTCCAGTCGTCTCCTCCAAGTCGAATGCATCCGGCAACGCCGTCCGCAGAACCATCGACTTGTCAGAGAGGCTGGAAGCCGACCTTGTCACAGAATTGTCGTGTGGTCTTTGACGAGTCAGCGATCCAGCGCCCAGTGCTAAATTCAGCATAATCTGCGCCAGTTTAGGCGGCAGCATGCCGACGAAGGCGTCGCGCTTGGGACGGTGGCGGTCGCGGCGGGTGTAGACGGTGATGTTTTGGACGCCGCGGCTCTCGGCAATGATCAGGCGGCGGTCGGTTGTCTTGACGAGGAGTAGCTCGACTTTATGGGGTGATCCGCCAAGCTTGTTATTGTGCGCGGTGGCGGTGGAGAGGGCGGGCTGGTCGTTCGGGATGAGACGGAGGCTGGTGCCAGATTTTTTCAGGGATGATTTGAGGATGAGGCCGGTTTTTTGGGCGTCGCGGGCGCTGACATTTAGATTATAAGCGCTGAGGCCGAGGGTGATTTTATGCGGCGAATGCGCCCATTTGGCTTGATAATGCTGGGTGATGAAGCGCGAGGCAGCGAGGAGTGAGGCCTTGTCAGTGCGACTGGCTGGCAGCTCGGTGATCACTTTAGCACATTTGATGGTGCCGCCTAAGGTAGTAATGTCAAATTGAGACGTTTGAACTTCGGCAAACTGCTGGCTGATGCGATTGATGTAGTCTGCGCCAAACACCGCCGCAAGTTCGGCGAGCGAGATCTCTGGCTGGCGGCCAAGCAGGGCGATATACATGGTTTGATTATAGCAAAAACCGCGTGATATAATTGACGATATGGTATCAAAAGGGATACGGCAACTTTTGGAGGCATTAAAGTCACCGCGGACGATCATGAGTATCGTGACGCTGGCGGTGCTGGTACTGATCATTTTTCTGTCGCGTGCGGAACTGATGCGGGCGTGGGAGCTGCTCGGCCGGGCAAATATCTGGCTATTGATGTTGCTGCTGCCGTTTCAAATTATCGTGTATTTCGCGGGCGGCGAGATGATTTTTGCCTATCTTCGCGACAAAAAACTGATCGGGCATATCTCACGGTTTGAGCAGACGCGGATTGCGCTGGAGCTGAATCTGGTTAATCACATTTTTCCGTCAGGCGGCGTCAGCGGTATTTCCTACACGACGTGGCGGATGCACAAGCTCGGCGTCAGCTCGGCGCGCTCGACCTTTGCTCAGGTGATCCGTTACGTGACGGGCTTTTTGTCGCTGATGGTGCTATTGATCGCGGCGGTATTGATCCTGTCAATTGACGGGCAGGTCAACCGCTACATCGTGACGTCAAGTTTCTTCCTTGTGCTGGTGGTGCTGGCACTGACCTTTGGGCTGATTTTTATGTTCTCGTCGCGAAAGCGCATGCACAACACGGCGGTGCGGGTGTCGCGGCTGATCAACGCGGTAGTGCGGTGGGCGACACTGGGCAAAATCAAGCGGCTGCTGGTTTCGACGAAAATCGAAGCGTTTTTTGCTGAGATGCATGATGATTTCGTGGAGCTGTCAGAGCATCGGTATTTGCTCATCAAGCCGCTGGTCTGGGGCGCGATTTATGCCATTTTCGATGTGCTGATGTTCATCGTAGCCTTTTGGGCGCTGGGTGTATCGGTTAATCCAGCGGTGCTGATCATCGGCTACGGCGTGGCGGGGCTGGCTAGCTTGGTGGCCTTTACACCGGGTGGTGCGGGCGTGTACGAAGCGATTATGATTGTTTTCTTGAGCATGACCGGTGTGGCGCCGGACGTCGCTATCGCTGGGATTGTACTGACGCGGGTGATTTTACTAACAGGGACAATTGTCTTTGGGTATATGTTCTACCAGCACGCGCTGATCAAATATGGGCGGCCAGATGACGACGATGGCGCCGCGGTTTAGCGTTAGTGACTTTGTAGCGGTCGTCAATCAGGTGCTGGAGACCGCTGTCCCGGTTGTTGAGATTGAGGGCGAGGTTGCTGAGTTCACGGTGCGTCAGCAAAAATTTGTCTTTTTTACGCTTAGGGACCATGAGAGTGCGGTCAATTGTTTCATGATGGCGTGGCAGCTCAGGACACCGATTGAGGAAGGGATGTGCGTGGTGGTGCGAGCCTCGGCCAAGCTAACTGCCAAGGGTAAGTTTAGCCTGACAGTACAGGAGGTCAAGCCGCTGGGTGCGGGGCACCTCAAGCGCAGCGCCGAGTTACTCAAGGCGAAACTGGCGGCCGAAGGGCTGTTTGATACGGAACGGAAGCGCTCCTTGCCGCCATATCCTGCTCGCGTGGCGGTCATTTCCAGCACCCAGGCGGCGGGCTATGCGGATTTTATGAAAATTGCTGGTGAGCGCTGGGGCGGGGTGCGGTTTATCGTGGCTAATGTTAAGGTTCAGGGTGATGGCGCGGCTGATCAGGCGGTGCGGGCGATTGCCCACTGCAACCAGCTGGCGGAGCCGCCGGAGGTGATCGTGCTGATTCGCGGCGGCGGTAGCGCCGAGGACCTGGCGAGCTTTAATGACGAATGTCTGGTGCGAGCGGTGGCTGGCAGCCGCGTGCCGGTGCTGACTGGTATCGGGCACGAGGTTGACGAAAGTTTGTGCGATTTGGCGGCTGATCGACGGGCGGCCACGCCGAGCAATGCCGCGCAGCTGCTATTTCCGGATAAACACGAGGTGGGGCGGCAGTTAGCGTTGCGGCTGGGCAGCGTGGCGGAGGTAATTCAGCGGCAGATTACGGAGCAACGCCTTCACGTAACAATGTTGCAACAAGTGGCGCTCGAACAGTGGTCGCACCGCGTTGACATTGCTAAAAATATGGTATTGTCGCAACAACGGATGATTGCTGAATACGATCCGGAGATGGTACTGCGGCGCGGGTATGCGATGATCAGCGGCGATCGTCAAATTGGTAGTATTGTGAAGATTACAACAAAAGATATGATTATGAAAGCGAGGATTGAGAGTAGTGAAAAACGATAAAACGAATGAGAAAACGATTGAGCAGATGATGGCGGAGCTGAACGAGAGAATTGCGTGGTTTCAGGGCGATGACTTTAATCTGGACGAGGCTAAGCAGCGGTTTACTGAAGCGCAGCAGCTGGCGAAGGAGATTGCGGCGGCGCTGGACGATATGCAGCACGACATTACAGTGCTTAGCGAGGATTTTAGCGCGTGATATGGCTGCTGTGGCTTGGTGGCGCGATTCTGATGATCTTTGCGCTGCCAGCATTGATCGGTGCGCCGTATGTGCCGTCACGGTCGCGCGAAGTGCAGCGGTTATTTGCCGAGGCGCTATCGATCGGGAAGGATGACGTAGTGCTTGACATCGGATCGGGCGACGGTGTGGTGCTGATGGCGGCAGCCCAGCAGGGTGCGCGGGCGATTGGCTATGAGATTAATCCATTCCTGGTGCTAATATCGCGCTGGCGGCTGCGAAAATTACCGGGCGCGCAGGTGCACTGGGCGAATATCTGGCGGCGGCCGGTGCTTGACAAGGTGACGGTGATGTACACCTTTGGCGATGGCCGCGATATCGCAAAAATGTTTCAGCTGGCCGAGCGTCAAGCAGCCGCTCAGACCGAGCCGCTGACTTTCGTGAGCTACGGATTTTCTGTCCCCGGCACGCAGCCGACAAAAGAATACCACGGCTATTTTCTCTATCGGCTGCCGGGAGGCTTTACATCGCCCGAAGCATAAGCTATACTGATGCATATGAGTAGAAAAACAGAGATGGAACAGGGATATGTTAATAGCTGGATGATTGTGGCGATTAGTGCGATTGTGCTGTTCGTGGCGGCTGGTAGTGCAGCGATTTGGGCGTACCTGGCATATTCACAGGAAAAAACTGCGGTCGAGAGTCGGATGGCGGTAGCTTCGGCCAAGGCGCGCGAAGAGCAATCAAAGGCTGACCGCGAGAAATTTAATGAAGAAGCCAAAAACCCGCGCATTGAATTCGTCGGCCCCGAGCAGTACGGCCGCGTCTCATTTATGTATCCAAAAACCTGGAGTGTTTACGTAGCGGCTGACGGCAGCGATCGCGGCGATTACAAGGCATATCTCCATCCAGTCATCGTGCCACCAACGAGTACAAACAGCAATAACCCAAACAAGTTTGCACTGCGCCTCGAGATCCTTAACAGTGACTTTAATAAGACACTAGATCAGTACGCCAGCTTGCTGAAAAAAGGCGACTTGACCTCGAGTAGCGTCGAATACAACGGTAACACCGCCACGCGCATTGACGGTGCGTTTAGCAAGGATCTGCGCGGCTCGGTGGTGCTGATGAAGGTGCGCGACAAGACGCTGCGTTTTTCAACCGATGCTGATACGTTTAAGCCAGATTTTGAGGCCATCCTTAAGACGGTGAAATTTGTCCAGTAATCTCTCTTGGCTGCGGCCAGTATCCGTGAAATAATGCCAAGCAGGAGCAGTTCTTTTTGGCGCCTCGGTTTGCTATACTAGAGGTATATGGCGCAGCCACAGTGGAGTGATAAGGAGTTTGCCGCGATGCCCAGCATAGCGGTGGCAGCGCATGAGCTGAAGGCGCCGCTGGCGTTGATTCGGCAGATGAGTTTATTGATCGAGGATGGCCAGCTCAGTCCAGCCGAGGCGCAGCTGATGCAGCGGCGGTTGACGTTGACGGCGGAGCGCTCGCTGGCTTTAGTACAGGACTTGGCGCATACCGTGAATGTGCAGCCAACGCTGTTTCCACTGGAGCCGGTTAATCCACTGGCGCTGCTAGCCCAATTGGCGCACCAGTCGCGCGATATGCTGCGGCTGTATGACCGACGGGTGACGTGGCCACGGGCGGGCAAAAAGCGACTGGTGGTGGCTAATCCATTGCTGCTTGGGCGGATTATGATGAATTTTCTCGATAATGCGATGCGCTATAGCGAGGCTGGGGCAGCAATTCGCGTGACCATGCGTCAAGCGGGGACGATGGTGCGGCTGGGTGTACGGGATTTTGGGCCGATGATGAGCCTGGCTGAGTATCGGCAGCTGGTGGATGAGATGACCACGCACAAATCAGTCAGAACTCGGCCGGATAGCAGTGGTCTCGGAGTGTATATCGCTGCAACGTTCGCGCGGGCGATGGGCGGGCAGATCGGGCTGATACGCCACCGAGACGGGCTGACGTTTTATGTTGATGTGCCGCTCAGCGAGCAGATGAGCTTATTATGAAAAAACTCCTGATCATCGAGGATGATCCGCAGTGGGCGGCAGTGCTGGAGCGGTATGCGCTGGAGGCGGGGTATACGGCCCGGACAGTGGTGGCGGCTGGACAGGCGATAGCGATGCTTGATGAGTGGCGGCCGGATGGCTTGATTCTCGATATGCTGCTGGCGGGTGAGACGGGGATGGCGCTGCTGAATGAACTGCAAAGCCACGAGGATCTGTCACGGTTGCCAGTGGTGGTGTGTAGTAATGTAGTGCTTGACCCTGATCAGCTGCGGCCATTTGGCGTGCGGGCGGTGCTCGATAAGGCGCGAATGACGCCCGACGACGTGCGAGCCGCGCTCAGCGTGCTAGGCGAGGAGACTGAATGAAAGACGGTGAGCGGCTCAAGGCGATCGTGCTACGGCGGACGGATTATGCGGAGGCTGATCGGGTGTTGCAGTTACTAACGCCCCAGGGGCGGCGGGCGGTGATCGCCAAGGGGGTGCGTCGCGAGCGGAGTAAGCTGGCCGGTGGCATTGAACTATTGGCGCTGTGCGATGTGGTGATTCGTTCGGGCCGCGGCGAGCTGGGACTGCTGACCAGCGCCAGGCTCAGCGCGTTTTATCGGCATATCCTCGAGGATTATGAGCGGATGCAGTTCGCTTACCAAGCGCTCAAGCTGGTGGCGCAGGCGACCGAGACCGTTGATGGGCCGGAGTGGTTCGCGGTGCTTAGCCAGGTGTTGGCGTGGCTTGATCGGCCGGCGGTTGATCGGCTGCTGGTCGAGACGTGGTTTTATATGCAGTACGCCGGGCTGCTGGGCGACGAGCTGAATCTACGCACTGACGTGGCCGGGCGGATGCTGACGAGCAATAAATCATACATGTACGATCCAAGCGAAAAAGCCCTAAGGCCAAGCGAGCAGGGTGACCTGACGGCCGATCATATCAAGTTGCTGCGCCTCATCCAGGCCAAGCCGCTAGAAAATCTCACCCACATCGGCGGCCTCGGCCCGGTCATCGCTAGTTGCTGGCTGGTAGCTAGGCAGCATGCCGCGGTGTAACTGTGTCTTGTAGAGCATGCTTCACAATTGCTTTCCGTAGGGGGGAGAAGGCAGATTCCATGAAAGTATTAGGGTTTTGCCCGGACTCAATATCCGACTGATTAAGCTTGGTGAGTATGTTATGTGTTGAAATATCGGGGTTCTCTTCGGGGTTAATCTCTATCTCTTCCGAGTATTGGCCACGGAAATATTCAATCTCATGTAAATAGGACTCCTTGCAATATTCCACCTCGAGATCTGGCTTACTTATTTTGATAATCTCATCGGCACATTCCCAGAGCAGGACAACCGCGCTTCTTTTAGCGTCGTCATCAAATCGACCCATCGCGGCGAGATCGCGTAACGTGCGCGCTAGGAGTATTTTATTGAGGACGGAACTAAAAGAAGTATCTGTTCTTTCAGTCTGACTGGCGTAAACACTGTGAGCATCTTCTAGTGCTTGATCTAGAAAGGCCTCCTTTACTTGGTCGGACACTTCACTAGTGCAGGCAGAGTCAAAATTACGCTTTGCCGAGAGAAAAGTATTGTGTTCATAGGGGGTGATGAGTCCTGAGAGTTGATCTCTGAGTAGCATCCATTGCCCAAAGTATTCTCTAATTTTACCTTGCTCCTGAGCTGTTAGCGGGCTTGTGGAGCTAAAAGCAGCGAAACCAGTGACGCGGATCCCTTCGGCGACTATGCTTCTAGCTCTATCATCCGCTCCTTCGTATTTATCAGAAATCTCTAGTAATCTACGGACCTCCTCCAATGAGTATTCCTGGGGGTGACGTATTGCAGGGGAATCTGGAAAAATTTTATCTGTAGACGATGTGTTGTACTGTTCCTGACTCATAACACCATTGATACTCCCTATGTGCGATTGTTGCACAATAAATAGCGACCGTCAAGCATGCTATAATAAACCTTAGTTAATGAATCGCCATGTTGCCAACATGGGGAAAGGTTGTGTGATGAGTCAAGCAAAAATGGAAGATATTATCAGCCTGTGTAAGCGACGCGGCTTTATTTATCAGGGGTCGGATGTATATGGCGGCCTGAGCGGTACGTGGGATTACGGTCCGCTGGGTGTGCAACTGAAGCGTAATATCATGAATTTGTGGTGGCGCCGGTTTGTTGACGAGCGCGACGACATGTATGGCGTTGATGCGGCGATTTTGATGAATCAGAAGGTCTGGCAGGCCAGTGGGCATGTAGATACGTTTTCTGATCCATTAGTAGAGTGTAACCACTGCAAGGCGCGCTTTCGTGAAGATCACTTGCTCAAAGACCAGAAGGAAAAACTGGACGAGTACGAGGCTCTCACCGACAAGATCCAATGGTATCGCGAGCATGCCACGGCGCCGAATTTCTATGACGAGATCAAAGAAAAAGAGCCCGATTTGTTCAAGAAAATACTGGACATGGAGCTTGGTCCAAGTGAGATTGACCTCGAGGAGGCCAGTGATTTTGGGCTGAAAGAGTGGTCGCATGTACTCAGAGTGATTAAATGTCCTAACTGTGGTACGCGAGGTAATTTTAGTGAGCCGCGACAGTTTAACATGATGTTCAAGACATTTGTCGGTGCTAGCGGGCAAAATGAGCTGGCAATTGATGAGTTGACGGGGGGCGTCGATGGTAAGCGTAGTCCTAATGGCATGAAAGCGATTACCTACGATCCACAGTCGATTTCCTATCTCCGCCCCGAAACCGCCCAAGGTATCTTCACCAATTTCAAAAACGTCGTCGATAGTTTCTATCCGAACTTGCCGTTTGGCATCGCTCAGCAGGGTAAGGCCTTTCGTAATGAGATTGCGCCGCGCGACTTCGTCTTCCGCTCTCGGGAGTTTGAGCAGATGGAGATTGAGTATTTCGTCGATCCTGAGCATTGGCAGGAAGCATTTGATGAGCTGCTGGCGGCGACACATGCGTTTTTGGCAGAATTGGGCTTGAAACCAGAGCACATTCACGAGCTGGACGTGCCGGCGGAGGATCGGGCACACTATAGCAAAAAGACGATTGATATCGAATATGACTATCCGATCGGCCGCGAGGAGCTGATGGGCATCGCGTATCGGACCGATTTTGACCTGATGAACATCCAGCGCGCCAGTGGCAAGAGTATGGAGTACACCGTCAAGGGAACGAACACAAAATTTGTTCCGCACGTCATCGAGCCGAGCTTTGGTGTGGAGCGGGCGCTGATGGCGGTACTGTCGGGCGCGTACCGTGAGGACGAGCAAAACGGTGAAAAGCGGGTGTATTTGGCCTTGCCAGAGCATTTGGCGCCGGTCAAATTTGCCGTTTCACCGCTACTCAAAAACAAGCCAGAATTGGTGGAAAAAGCCCGTGAAGTCTACGCCCAGCTCGCCAAAGCCAACCCAGGCCGGGTGATGTGGGACGACAACGGCAACATCGGCAAACGCTACCGCCGCCAAGACGAAATCGGCACGCCGCACTGCGTGGTCATCGACTTCCAGACGCTGGAGGACGGCACCGTC
This window harbors:
- a CDS encoding glycine--tRNA ligase, producing the protein MGKGCVMSQAKMEDIISLCKRRGFIYQGSDVYGGLSGTWDYGPLGVQLKRNIMNLWWRRFVDERDDMYGVDAAILMNQKVWQASGHVDTFSDPLVECNHCKARFREDHLLKDQKEKLDEYEALTDKIQWYREHATAPNFYDEIKEKEPDLFKKILDMELGPSEIDLEEASDFGLKEWSHVLRVIKCPNCGTRGNFSEPRQFNMMFKTFVGASGQNELAIDELTGGVDGKRSPNGMKAITYDPQSISYLRPETAQGIFTNFKNVVDSFYPNLPFGIAQQGKAFRNEIAPRDFVFRSREFEQMEIEYFVDPEHWQEAFDELLAATHAFLAELGLKPEHIHELDVPAEDRAHYSKKTIDIEYDYPIGREELMGIAYRTDFDLMNIQRASGKSMEYTVKGTNTKFVPHVIEPSFGVERALMAVLSGAYREDEQNGEKRVYLALPEHLAPVKFAVSPLLKNKPELVEKAREVYAQLAKANPGRVMWDDNGNIGKRYRRQDEIGTPHCVVIDFQTLEDGTVTVRERDTTEQRRVKVEEL